From Anopheles coluzzii chromosome 3, AcolN3, whole genome shotgun sequence, the proteins below share one genomic window:
- the LOC120959355 gene encoding protein cappuccino isoform X2: protein MGNTQAQAGAQPNSATAEQQPAPRSSSKTPSLSKGRSFIKFGKRKQLLVEHDGHVLVGGRVGLEDDGIKPHDLVAAATADTEEDGFSNILLDASAQLDRTNNSWREQNGSASEIAEKSADTNDRDEEKEFDYIQQQASTNNKSLNHADDALRCVDDATDKAQNQATQPMPVATTMTTPMTGGTTTSANRSSAASSTHPPCDRCKSLTCLGPAHTHNAPHQAQPHRTCLAADGSSAGYVSTLLLTTPTRECNANAPIPIQRQGSGLPVETHSVSITTNETEPPTQPAQHNSRAASLRLRSKPVPATDNTYSDGCGGEVGQEPANPIIVTTDSWKRANSLNQTPAARESQPSSDSCGAALRRSKDTPNVIHLRERTTSSSSDSIFTDPASPQGAFATEINEAYYSEENICDLAEAPTTTTNIKSALTQLTICRNDPFTLSGSDIEREERLRSKLVVCKNVSSISVPRSIESYSSSEQLHGNLHIVHNVSTVCIESETVVDDSSESISPPPEERMERKRVPLSHRRGTSATVAGNNGIATTTTTATGTRLPPTNGKPTKVLAKSSLYVGTKLPVLTDRKGSANSFAGTAPANRVVRPSYVPEKLNFFSYEKFEGHMLMNWLSSSLPSNIPGVNEQDLQALLFQYCTNLLVAGVMKQIPDKHAPPQDTFRTNLMYQWTHTEPPTPTPVTPGRLEPHVVWPHASATTAGPAKSANHQSASTNTENGSNHMDTSHDPSDDRKESDFQQLRRRIASCETINQLKRILQELFFSDSNLPTAADIMKHQSFSDNAMQLNSNYQKLLQDLLNDTDCTIYNKGNAELLNESECTVFDACSSTPSAKAKLRDNNHSFDGAPSHNLPLSPSFPTVTEGKLHAQHIQRRNTIECDTPTNAQRTFLSNSITTNKLSNLSEHDTTCSSNEGNVPNGKSSSSNEPYPCRVSNYVCSSCAKSQPPASSPLSTAAEQSDTTTPPVNSLKRTLVTRETQTDPSNKHHSQDETVPTDPSDVKPSLAPPPPPPPPPPPPIPFNSGVQQSSTPPLPPPLPPPPPPPPLHAFQGIAPPSPPPPPPPPPPLPMTGDGAKSSVPPPPPPPPPLGGIGPSGGAAGAASAGPPPPPPMGGSALGPNGPNGAAPPPLGPVLRKQPVNPPKPMKPLYWTRILAPKSSSSSKNSSVMSTSFNEETDGGTASSLSSTTASETTADGVLTARLETACSSQPPSMEAEKRLGLWQELEETSLDNLDEFTELFSRQVIIPKLREKVEKPEKTVKILDCKRSQNVGIFAKSLHVEWDEIECAIYHCDTSVVSLEAMQKILEIKASDEELMQIRDYAESSLANNNNAIPLDQPEQFLLRISSISFFSERISCIVFQAEFEEHYKGVSRKLKTVKQTCEFLVESEELKHLFSIILTLGNFMNGGNRTRGQADGFGLEILSKLKDVKSADTNTTLLHFIIRTYISQCRKSGIILQEIKLPIPDPGDLDKSVLVDYDDCRMQLTMLRSKTEECRRTADRVIKESTEDHLHPFKEIMEEFIEKATARIEKQFCKLDECCECFERTMRFYHFTPKTGTLEECKPEMFFELWLPFAHDFKSIFKKEMQHHLNELLKKTKRPSTTSSGTKQTTAKAKPGSLKERMKRLMQN from the exons ATGGGCAACACACAGGCCCAAGCGGGCGCACAGCCAAACTCGGCGACAGCTGAGCAGCAACCAGCGCCAAGGTCGTCTTCCAAAACACCGTCTCTCTCCAAGGGCCGCAGCTTTATTAAATTCGGCAAACGCAAACAGCTGCTGGTGGAGCACGATGGTCACGTGCTAGTCGGAGGGCGGGTTGGCCTAGAGGACGACGGCATAAAGCCACACGACCTTGTCGCCGCCGCTACCGCCGACACGGAAGAGGATGGCTTTTCGAACATACTGCTCGATGCATCTGCTCAGCTGGACCGTACAAACAACTCATGGCGTGAGCAAAATGGGAGCGCCAGCGAGATAGCTGAGAAATCAGCTGATACCAATGACCGCGATGAGGAAAAAGAGTTTGATTACATCCAACAGCAAG cctccaccaacaacaaatcgCTGAACCATGCGGACGATGCTTTGCGATGCGTTGATGACGCAACTGACAAAGCTCAAAATCAAGCAACACAACCCATGCCGGTCGCTACAACGATGACGACACCTATGACAGGGGGCACCACGACGAGCGCCAACCGCTCAAGCGCAGCTTCTTCCACGCACCCACCCTGCGATCGCTGTAAGTCGCTGACCTGCTTAGGAcctgcacacactcacaatgCTCCACACCAAGCGCAACCGCACCGTACATGTCTGGCCGCTGACGGTTCTAGCGCCGGTTACGTTAGTACGCTGCTGCTCACCACACCTACCCGCGAATGCAACGCGAACGCACCAATACCAATACAACGACAGGGTAGCGGCTTGCCGGTCGAGACGCATTCCGTTTCTAtaacaacaaacgaaacagaacCCCCCACCCAGCCAGCCCAGCACAACAGCCGGGCGGCATCGTTGCGTCTACGCAGCAAACCAGTTCCAGCCACGGACAACACGTACAGCgatggttgtggtggtgaAGTCGGCCAAGAGCCAGCGAACCCGATCATTGTCACTACCGACTCGTGGAAAAGGGCCAATTCGCTCAATCAAACTCCAGCCGCGCGTGAAAGCCAACCTTCGTCCGATTCGTGCGGCGCGGCGTTACGGCGCAGCAAAG ATACACCAAATGTAATACATTTACGTGAGCGTACCACATCGTCAAGTTCGGATTCGATTTTTACCGATCCAGCCTCACCGCAGGGCGCTTTTGCGACAGAAATAAATGAAGCTTACTATTCGGAAGAAAACATCTGCGATCTTGCTGAAGCGCCCACGACGACCACAAACATCAAGTCGGCACTGACGCAGCTCACCATCTGCCGTAATGATCCATTCACTCTCAGTGGCAGCGACATCGAGCGTGAGGAACGTCTGAGATCAAAGCTAGTAGTGTGCAAGAATGTCTCCAGCATCAGCGTTCCACGCAGCATCGAGTCGTACTCTAGCAGTGAACAATTGCATGGAAATCTGCACATCGTACACAACGTGAGCACCGTCTGCATAGAATCGGAAACGGTCGTGGATGACTCATCGGAATCAATTTCACCACCCCCGGAGGAGAGGATGGAACGCAAACGAGTTCCGCTGTCCCATAGAAGAGGGACCAGTGCGACGGTAGCAGGTAACAATGGcatcgcaacaacaacaacgacagcGACCGGAACTCGCTTACCACCAACCAATGGGAAACCTACGAAAGTGCTGGCTAAATCTAGCCTTTATGTAGGGACCAAGCTACCCGTGCTTACTGACCGAAAGGGCAGTGCCAATAGCTTTGCGGGGACGGCTCCTGCCAACCGTGTCGTACGGCCGTCTTATGTTCCGGAAAAGCTTAACTTTTTCTCGTACGAAAAGTTTGAAG GGCACATGCTAATGAACTGGCTGTCATCGTCTCTACCGTCAAATATACCGGGAGTTAACGAACAAGACCTGCAAGCGTTACTGTTTCAGTACTGCACTAATCTGCTGGTTGCCGGAGTTATGAAGCAAATACCAGACAAACATGCCCCACCACAAGATACTTTTCGG ACCAATCTCATGTACCAGTGGACGCATACTGAGCCTCCTACCCCGACGCCTGTTACGCCTGGCCGGCTCGAGCCACACGTCGTTTGGCCACATGCCTCGGCCACAACAGCAGGCCCTGCAAAAAGTGCCAACCACCAATCAGCTAGCACAAACACAGAAAACGGTAGCAACCACATGGACACGAGCCACGATCCGAGCGATGATCGTAAGGAAAGCGACTTCCAACAGCTGCGACGCCGGATTGCAAGCTGTGAAACAATCAATCAGCTTAAGCGCATTTTACAGGAATTATTTTTCAGCGACAGCAACTTACCGACTGCTGCCGACATCATGAAGCATCAGAGCTTCAGCGATAATGCAATGCAGTTAAATAGCAATTATCAAAAGCTACTGCAGGACCTCCTCAATGACACGGATTGCACGATATATAATAAAGGCAACGCTGAGCTGCTAAACGAATCCGAATGTACCGTGTTCGATGCCTGTTCCAGTACGCCGTCAGCAAAGGCCAAACTCCGCGACAACAACCACTCGTTCGACGGAGCTCCAAGCCACAATTTACCGCTCTCTCCAAGCTTTCCAACAGTCACAGAGGGTAAACTACACGCACAACATATTCAGAGGCGAAATACGATTGAATGTGATACGCCAACGAATGCACAGCGAACATTCCTAAGTAACAGTATTACTACTAACAAACTGAGCAATCTTTCCGAACATGACACCACGTGCTCCTCCAACGAAGGGAATGTGCCCAACggaaaaagcagcagcagcaatgagccGTATCCTTGCCGCGTGTCTAATTACGTTTGCTCTAGCTGCGCGAAGTCGCAGCCACCGGCGAGTAGCCCACTGTCGACGGCCGCAGAGCAATCGGATACCACCACGCCACCCGTAAATAGCTTAAAGCGTACATTAGTCACACGAGAAACGCAAACCGACCCGAGTAACAAACACCATTCCCAGGACGAAACGGTTCCTACAGATCCTTCTGATGTTAAACCTTCCttggcaccaccaccaccaccaccgcctcctccaccaccacctatCCCTTTTAATAGTGGAGTACAACAATCGTCAACTCCTCCGCTTCCACCACCTCTTCCCCCACCTCCACCTCCGCCACCTCTTCACGCATTCCAAGGAatagcaccaccatcacctcctccacctccaccaccaccgcctccaCTACCAATGACTGGCGACGGTGCCAAATCTTCCGTTCcacctccacctccaccacctcctccaTTGGGTGGAATTGGCCCCTCTGGGGGAGCTGCTGGAGCAGCTTCGGcgggaccaccaccacctccgccCATGGGTGGTAGTGCCCTTGGTCCCAATGGGCCGAACggagcagcaccaccaccgcttgGACCAG TTCTTCGTAAACAACCGGTTAACCCACCTAAACCGATGAAGCCTCTCTACTGGACCCGCATTCTGGCACCGAAAAGCAGCAGCTCTAGCAAAAACTCAAGCGTCATGTCGACATCGTTCAATGAAGAAACCGATGGTGGCACGGCTTCCTCCCTATCAAGCACAACAGCTTCGGAAACGACTGCTGATGGTGTGCTCACGGCCCGGCTCGAAACGGCTTGCTCCTCGCAGCCACCCTCGATGGAGGCCGAAAAGCGGCTTGGTTTATGGCAGGAGCTTGAAGAAACTAGTCTCGATAATTTGGACGAGTTTACAGAGCTGTTTTCGCGCCAAGTCATAATACCGAAGCTGCGGGAAAAGGTTGAAAAGCCGGAAAAGACCGTTAAAATACTCGACTGCAAACGATCACAAAACGTGGGCATCTTCGCCAAGAGCCTACACGTCGAGTGGGACGAAATTGAGTGCGCCATCTACCATTGCGACACGTCCGTCGTTAGCCTGGAAGCGATGCAAAAAATTTTAGAAATAAAAGCCAGCGACGAGGAGCTGATGCAGATCCGCGACTATGCAGAGAGCAGCCTGGCGAACAATAATAATGCGATCCCGCTCGATCAGCCGGAACAGTTCCTGTTGCGCATCTCCAGCATATCGTTCTTCTCGGAACGCATTTCGTGCATCGTGTTTCAGGCAGAGTTCGAGGAACATTATAAAGGTGTGTCGCGGAAGCTTAAAACCGTCAAGCAGACGTGCGAATTTCTTGTGGAAAGTGAAGAGTTGAAGCATCTTTTCTCGATCATTCTCACCTTGGGCAACTTCATGAATGGAGGTAATCGCACCCGCGGCCAGGCGGATGGATTTGGATTGGAGATTTTGAGCAAACTCAAAGACGTAAAGTCAGCCGACACCAATACGACGCTGTTGCATTTTATAATCCGTACCTACATCAGCCAGTGTCGCAAGAGTGGCATCATACTGCAGGAAATAAAGCTACCCATTCCGGATCCTGGTGATCTGGACAAGTCAGTGCTAGTGGACTACGATGACTGTCGAATGCAGCTTACTATGTTACGCTCAAAAACGGAAG AGTGCCGCAGGACTGCAGATAGAGTCATTAAGGAATCAACGGAAGACCATCTTCATCCCTTCAAGGAAATAATGGAGGAGTTTATCGAGAAGGCTACCGCTCGCATCGAGAAGCAATTCTGCAAGCTGGACGAATGTTGTGAATGTTTCGAACGAACTATGCGCTTCTATCATTTTACGCCGAAGACGGGCACGCTGGAAGAATGCAAACCAGAAATGTTCTTCGAACTTTGGTTACCGTTCGCTCACGActttaaaagcatttttaagaaggaaatgcaacATCACCTAAATGAACT ATTAAAAAAGACTAAACGTCCATCAACGACATCGTCTGGTACGAAGCAAACCACAGCTAAAGCTAAACCCGGCTCACTGAAAGAGCGCATGAAACGGTTGATGCAAAATTAA
- the LOC120959355 gene encoding protein cappuccino isoform X1, producing the protein MGNTQAQAGAQPNSATAEQQPAPRSSSKTPSLSKGRSFIKFGKRKQLLVEHDGHVLVGGRVGLEDDGIKPHDLVAAATADTEEDGFSNILLDASAQLDRTNNSWREQNGSASEIAEKSADTNDRDEEKEFDYIQQQASTNNKSLNHADDALRCVDDATDKAQNQATQPMPVATTMTTPMTGGTTTSANRSSAASSTHPPCDRCKSLTCLGPAHTHNAPHQAQPHRTCLAADGSSAGYVSTLLLTTPTRECNANAPIPIQRQGSGLPVETHSVSITTNETEPPTQPAQHNSRAASLRLRSKPVPATDNTYSDGCGGEVGQEPANPIIVTTDSWKRANSLNQTPAARESQPSSDSCGAALRRSKDTPNVIHLRERTTSSSSDSIFTDPASPQGAFATEINEAYYSEENICDLAEAPTTTTNIKSALTQLTICRNDPFTLSGSDIEREERLRSKLVVCKNVSSISVPRSIESYSSSEQLHGNLHIVHNVSTVCIESETVVDDSSESISPPPEERMERKRVPLSHRRGTSATVAGNNGIATTTTTATGTRLPPTNGKPTKVLAKSSLYVGTKLPVLTDRKGSANSFAGTAPANRVVRPSYVPEKLNFFSYEKFEGHMLMNWLSSSLPSNIPGVNEQDLQALLFQYCTNLLVAGVMKQIPDKHAPPQDTFRTNLMYQWTHTEPPTPTPVTPGRLEPHVVWPHASATTAGPAKSANHQSASTNTENGSNHMDTSHDPSDDRKESDFQQLRRRIASCETINQLKRILQELFFSDSNLPTAADIMKHQSFSDNAMQLNSNYQKLLQDLLNDTDCTIYNKGNAELLNESECTVFDACSSTPSAKAKLRDNNHSFDGAPSHNLPLSPSFPTVTEGKLHAQHIQRRNTIECDTPTNAQRTFLSNSITTNKLSNLSEHDTTCSSNEGNVPNGKSSSSNEPYPCRVSNYVCSSCAKSQPPASSPLSTAAEQSDTTTPPVNSLKRTLVTRETQTDPSNKHHSQDETVPTDPSDVKPSLAPPPPPPPPPPPPIPFNSGVQQSSTPPLPPPLPPPPPPPPLHAFQGIAPPSPPPPPPPPPPLPMTGDGAKSSVPPPPPPPPPLGGIGPSGGAAGAASAGPPPPPPMGGSALGPNGPNGAAPPPLGPGKLASSASPSANSSGPPPLPLPIPVPGGWYAANILRKQPVNPPKPMKPLYWTRILAPKSSSSSKNSSVMSTSFNEETDGGTASSLSSTTASETTADGVLTARLETACSSQPPSMEAEKRLGLWQELEETSLDNLDEFTELFSRQVIIPKLREKVEKPEKTVKILDCKRSQNVGIFAKSLHVEWDEIECAIYHCDTSVVSLEAMQKILEIKASDEELMQIRDYAESSLANNNNAIPLDQPEQFLLRISSISFFSERISCIVFQAEFEEHYKGVSRKLKTVKQTCEFLVESEELKHLFSIILTLGNFMNGGNRTRGQADGFGLEILSKLKDVKSADTNTTLLHFIIRTYISQCRKSGIILQEIKLPIPDPGDLDKSVLVDYDDCRMQLTMLRSKTEECRRTADRVIKESTEDHLHPFKEIMEEFIEKATARIEKQFCKLDECCECFERTMRFYHFTPKTGTLEECKPEMFFELWLPFAHDFKSIFKKEMQHHLNELLKKTKRPSTTSSGTKQTTAKAKPGSLKERMKRLMQN; encoded by the exons ATGGGCAACACACAGGCCCAAGCGGGCGCACAGCCAAACTCGGCGACAGCTGAGCAGCAACCAGCGCCAAGGTCGTCTTCCAAAACACCGTCTCTCTCCAAGGGCCGCAGCTTTATTAAATTCGGCAAACGCAAACAGCTGCTGGTGGAGCACGATGGTCACGTGCTAGTCGGAGGGCGGGTTGGCCTAGAGGACGACGGCATAAAGCCACACGACCTTGTCGCCGCCGCTACCGCCGACACGGAAGAGGATGGCTTTTCGAACATACTGCTCGATGCATCTGCTCAGCTGGACCGTACAAACAACTCATGGCGTGAGCAAAATGGGAGCGCCAGCGAGATAGCTGAGAAATCAGCTGATACCAATGACCGCGATGAGGAAAAAGAGTTTGATTACATCCAACAGCAAG cctccaccaacaacaaatcgCTGAACCATGCGGACGATGCTTTGCGATGCGTTGATGACGCAACTGACAAAGCTCAAAATCAAGCAACACAACCCATGCCGGTCGCTACAACGATGACGACACCTATGACAGGGGGCACCACGACGAGCGCCAACCGCTCAAGCGCAGCTTCTTCCACGCACCCACCCTGCGATCGCTGTAAGTCGCTGACCTGCTTAGGAcctgcacacactcacaatgCTCCACACCAAGCGCAACCGCACCGTACATGTCTGGCCGCTGACGGTTCTAGCGCCGGTTACGTTAGTACGCTGCTGCTCACCACACCTACCCGCGAATGCAACGCGAACGCACCAATACCAATACAACGACAGGGTAGCGGCTTGCCGGTCGAGACGCATTCCGTTTCTAtaacaacaaacgaaacagaacCCCCCACCCAGCCAGCCCAGCACAACAGCCGGGCGGCATCGTTGCGTCTACGCAGCAAACCAGTTCCAGCCACGGACAACACGTACAGCgatggttgtggtggtgaAGTCGGCCAAGAGCCAGCGAACCCGATCATTGTCACTACCGACTCGTGGAAAAGGGCCAATTCGCTCAATCAAACTCCAGCCGCGCGTGAAAGCCAACCTTCGTCCGATTCGTGCGGCGCGGCGTTACGGCGCAGCAAAG ATACACCAAATGTAATACATTTACGTGAGCGTACCACATCGTCAAGTTCGGATTCGATTTTTACCGATCCAGCCTCACCGCAGGGCGCTTTTGCGACAGAAATAAATGAAGCTTACTATTCGGAAGAAAACATCTGCGATCTTGCTGAAGCGCCCACGACGACCACAAACATCAAGTCGGCACTGACGCAGCTCACCATCTGCCGTAATGATCCATTCACTCTCAGTGGCAGCGACATCGAGCGTGAGGAACGTCTGAGATCAAAGCTAGTAGTGTGCAAGAATGTCTCCAGCATCAGCGTTCCACGCAGCATCGAGTCGTACTCTAGCAGTGAACAATTGCATGGAAATCTGCACATCGTACACAACGTGAGCACCGTCTGCATAGAATCGGAAACGGTCGTGGATGACTCATCGGAATCAATTTCACCACCCCCGGAGGAGAGGATGGAACGCAAACGAGTTCCGCTGTCCCATAGAAGAGGGACCAGTGCGACGGTAGCAGGTAACAATGGcatcgcaacaacaacaacgacagcGACCGGAACTCGCTTACCACCAACCAATGGGAAACCTACGAAAGTGCTGGCTAAATCTAGCCTTTATGTAGGGACCAAGCTACCCGTGCTTACTGACCGAAAGGGCAGTGCCAATAGCTTTGCGGGGACGGCTCCTGCCAACCGTGTCGTACGGCCGTCTTATGTTCCGGAAAAGCTTAACTTTTTCTCGTACGAAAAGTTTGAAG GGCACATGCTAATGAACTGGCTGTCATCGTCTCTACCGTCAAATATACCGGGAGTTAACGAACAAGACCTGCAAGCGTTACTGTTTCAGTACTGCACTAATCTGCTGGTTGCCGGAGTTATGAAGCAAATACCAGACAAACATGCCCCACCACAAGATACTTTTCGG ACCAATCTCATGTACCAGTGGACGCATACTGAGCCTCCTACCCCGACGCCTGTTACGCCTGGCCGGCTCGAGCCACACGTCGTTTGGCCACATGCCTCGGCCACAACAGCAGGCCCTGCAAAAAGTGCCAACCACCAATCAGCTAGCACAAACACAGAAAACGGTAGCAACCACATGGACACGAGCCACGATCCGAGCGATGATCGTAAGGAAAGCGACTTCCAACAGCTGCGACGCCGGATTGCAAGCTGTGAAACAATCAATCAGCTTAAGCGCATTTTACAGGAATTATTTTTCAGCGACAGCAACTTACCGACTGCTGCCGACATCATGAAGCATCAGAGCTTCAGCGATAATGCAATGCAGTTAAATAGCAATTATCAAAAGCTACTGCAGGACCTCCTCAATGACACGGATTGCACGATATATAATAAAGGCAACGCTGAGCTGCTAAACGAATCCGAATGTACCGTGTTCGATGCCTGTTCCAGTACGCCGTCAGCAAAGGCCAAACTCCGCGACAACAACCACTCGTTCGACGGAGCTCCAAGCCACAATTTACCGCTCTCTCCAAGCTTTCCAACAGTCACAGAGGGTAAACTACACGCACAACATATTCAGAGGCGAAATACGATTGAATGTGATACGCCAACGAATGCACAGCGAACATTCCTAAGTAACAGTATTACTACTAACAAACTGAGCAATCTTTCCGAACATGACACCACGTGCTCCTCCAACGAAGGGAATGTGCCCAACggaaaaagcagcagcagcaatgagccGTATCCTTGCCGCGTGTCTAATTACGTTTGCTCTAGCTGCGCGAAGTCGCAGCCACCGGCGAGTAGCCCACTGTCGACGGCCGCAGAGCAATCGGATACCACCACGCCACCCGTAAATAGCTTAAAGCGTACATTAGTCACACGAGAAACGCAAACCGACCCGAGTAACAAACACCATTCCCAGGACGAAACGGTTCCTACAGATCCTTCTGATGTTAAACCTTCCttggcaccaccaccaccaccaccgcctcctccaccaccacctatCCCTTTTAATAGTGGAGTACAACAATCGTCAACTCCTCCGCTTCCACCACCTCTTCCCCCACCTCCACCTCCGCCACCTCTTCACGCATTCCAAGGAatagcaccaccatcacctcctccacctccaccaccaccgcctccaCTACCAATGACTGGCGACGGTGCCAAATCTTCCGTTCcacctccacctccaccacctcctccaTTGGGTGGAATTGGCCCCTCTGGGGGAGCTGCTGGAGCAGCTTCGGcgggaccaccaccacctccgccCATGGGTGGTAGTGCCCTTGGTCCCAATGGGCCGAACggagcagcaccaccaccgcttgGACCAGGTAAATTAGCGTCAAGTGCCTCTCCTAGTGCGAACAGCAGTGGCCCTCCGCCACTACCACTACCCATACCAGTGCCCGGAGGATGGTATGCGGCGAATA TTCTTCGTAAACAACCGGTTAACCCACCTAAACCGATGAAGCCTCTCTACTGGACCCGCATTCTGGCACCGAAAAGCAGCAGCTCTAGCAAAAACTCAAGCGTCATGTCGACATCGTTCAATGAAGAAACCGATGGTGGCACGGCTTCCTCCCTATCAAGCACAACAGCTTCGGAAACGACTGCTGATGGTGTGCTCACGGCCCGGCTCGAAACGGCTTGCTCCTCGCAGCCACCCTCGATGGAGGCCGAAAAGCGGCTTGGTTTATGGCAGGAGCTTGAAGAAACTAGTCTCGATAATTTGGACGAGTTTACAGAGCTGTTTTCGCGCCAAGTCATAATACCGAAGCTGCGGGAAAAGGTTGAAAAGCCGGAAAAGACCGTTAAAATACTCGACTGCAAACGATCACAAAACGTGGGCATCTTCGCCAAGAGCCTACACGTCGAGTGGGACGAAATTGAGTGCGCCATCTACCATTGCGACACGTCCGTCGTTAGCCTGGAAGCGATGCAAAAAATTTTAGAAATAAAAGCCAGCGACGAGGAGCTGATGCAGATCCGCGACTATGCAGAGAGCAGCCTGGCGAACAATAATAATGCGATCCCGCTCGATCAGCCGGAACAGTTCCTGTTGCGCATCTCCAGCATATCGTTCTTCTCGGAACGCATTTCGTGCATCGTGTTTCAGGCAGAGTTCGAGGAACATTATAAAGGTGTGTCGCGGAAGCTTAAAACCGTCAAGCAGACGTGCGAATTTCTTGTGGAAAGTGAAGAGTTGAAGCATCTTTTCTCGATCATTCTCACCTTGGGCAACTTCATGAATGGAGGTAATCGCACCCGCGGCCAGGCGGATGGATTTGGATTGGAGATTTTGAGCAAACTCAAAGACGTAAAGTCAGCCGACACCAATACGACGCTGTTGCATTTTATAATCCGTACCTACATCAGCCAGTGTCGCAAGAGTGGCATCATACTGCAGGAAATAAAGCTACCCATTCCGGATCCTGGTGATCTGGACAAGTCAGTGCTAGTGGACTACGATGACTGTCGAATGCAGCTTACTATGTTACGCTCAAAAACGGAAG AGTGCCGCAGGACTGCAGATAGAGTCATTAAGGAATCAACGGAAGACCATCTTCATCCCTTCAAGGAAATAATGGAGGAGTTTATCGAGAAGGCTACCGCTCGCATCGAGAAGCAATTCTGCAAGCTGGACGAATGTTGTGAATGTTTCGAACGAACTATGCGCTTCTATCATTTTACGCCGAAGACGGGCACGCTGGAAGAATGCAAACCAGAAATGTTCTTCGAACTTTGGTTACCGTTCGCTCACGActttaaaagcatttttaagaaggaaatgcaacATCACCTAAATGAACT ATTAAAAAAGACTAAACGTCCATCAACGACATCGTCTGGTACGAAGCAAACCACAGCTAAAGCTAAACCCGGCTCACTGAAAGAGCGCATGAAACGGTTGATGCAAAATTAA